The genomic stretch TAATAAGCTCCCAATAATGTAAATAGTGTACATAAATGACGAATATTTGGTAACGCTTCAAATTAAAATGTAAGTAAATAACAACATTTTAATTCGCACTCAGCGACTTGATAGACTTGGTAGACTTGATACCAGCACAGACACCGACTGCCATTCTGAAGGTCAAAGCCCTCGGTGAGCAGAAACTGGAACGATTCACGAGATGAGAGCGGATAAGAAGCAGTCGAGTcgcacttttttttatttcgtgcTGACATCCCATGTGGTTATTGAACCCGTGAGTTTTACTGCTGCTGCCGTGTTTCTTGTTTTACCACCCGCACCCGGGCGGCAGTTTTCAGCTGCGTATCCTTTATTCATAAAACGAAAGTTATTGTGTGCTGTTTAGATGTTGTATCCTGTGGCTATATCTATTAACGGTGAGGGTGTTGTGATAATTAATTACTTTtaatgaaaattggtccagtgTATATCTGGTTGAAGTTTGTTGTGCGAGATAATGGATGTGACTTTAGTAGAGATTGTTCTATTTTGCGAAAAAAAGGATGAATAATTTCTTGTTTCAAATTCAAATGTGAAGCTGTTAAAATGATCACAGATTCTGTATAATATATATGAACTAAAAGTGCTGTGTATTCTGGTATTTCTCGTGGAACGTAGAAATCCTGAAATCTAAGCTCATACTCGAAGTGCAGCACTTTAGTGCCTTTAAGTCATAACAAGCAGAGGTTTCCAGTTTGAATAAATTCGTTATATATCTTATCATTGCCTCCCGGAGACTTTAGGCAGCAACAGCAGAATGCGACCTGATATGCAATTTTGATGTGTCAGTAATCTTGGTTGCTGCAGAAGCTCACGTGATAAGGGTCACGTGTTGATTACGCTAGTATGGTGCTGAGAAAAAATCTAACCTTtctatatctgatttttttttgaaagcgaatagtgctttttcgatttatcacggttaaaaaaatatttcaccgtgaatttatcgaaaccgtgaatttagcgaaatcaattgaaatttatgatattttgagtaatatcaatatgatttgtactgtCCATTCTTTAGCATAGCAACTGTTCGAATAATACGTAAATTATGCTCCAAAATCAATGAAATGTGTATTTCAcgatttatttttctcaaaattatgacacgttaaattggctccgtaaaacattaatttgtattgtgccgtgccaaatgaatgttgtgaaaaaaatatgacaCAAATAAATTGTAACAGATATTACACTTGGTTGTCCTAtccagaaaattgatcaaacaaattgagttcataaaactatagggaccattcattaatgatgtcacgcgtttatgggggggagagggggttagcttgagtgtgacatcacatttaaactcaaaaataaataaataaataaataaatgaaaaagtcacatacctaaccacagagatCAACTAAGAactatttaagatatttgcatCATTAATTTATAGTTCTATGATCcctttttttgcttaagattggttttagataaaataaatgacaattttttttctcgctaaaaaaacataatgttcgttaattctgttttaccgtgcatgttcatttatgatggacagcgcaatttcattaatttttagtgtctctcaatccaatcaatacaaaagTTGTGACAAAACGTGAATAAAAATGCTcggctattgtaacatgtggagaaaatttggattgcgaattgattgaagaaaaggaactaaatattgatggtctttcaaaaattatCCATGATGCTGAAGTTACTGTCTCGgatttctatgtcgtcgatatgcaactccatcagcagcatccttggactaaaaactaaacgccttttctagttatcttctataatcttcttttccttttagtttcagtttttctttcagtagaATCGTTCTTATTAGGAAAAAATGCATttctaacaaatttctcgattttcaatcaattattaccaaagaagggggaggggatataaaaacgtgacgtaattaagggggggggtcaaggaaggaagttgtgacagcttgcgacaagggggaggggagtcaattttttccaaattttgcgtgacatcattaatggatcgtcccatACACATTAAACTATACAtatgcaaggacacaaggcacaagtGAAAATTGCTTTTCAAATACACTTTCTACAACTGCAAGTACATTATTCGTGATTtagaattatttaaaaaataagcgtgataaaaacgaaaaaaacgtgagaaaatcgagcgtgaaagCACTGTAATTCAGAGAAGAAACTTGCTGGactttgacgtgggactatgttcttttttctatactggtatacattctgtaaaattggaaatgaaactggcaaatgttccgtcaaatttcaaacgttaatgaCAGAATAACCACATAATGGATAACAATATCCTATATTTTGTTAAAGagataaaatgtttgaaaatttgtttcgatgACATGAATGACGGAATGAATATTAAGATATTGTGTAAATATCATTTATTCAATACTTTGACAAACGATGTGAATATCAAGTTAAAACATTGCCATCTAACGTTTAATGACACATATATCAAGGTTGATGTGCTAGAACTATGTTAGGTTTTATGAGTTAAATTTCACCACGATCTAAATTccataaaaaaagttattttttgggAGGAAGCAAATATTCGAATGTTCGATGCATGCCATCCATCGCGATTTTAGCTTACGCCGGTTTGCTAAAACGCTGGCAACACAGCGGGCAAGGCGGTTATTCTCACTTTTCGACCAGTCACGCCAGTGCCTCTCTGGTGCTCTCTCGCGCTCACAGCcggtttatttaattttttttttcgtctacgCTTTTGCCAGCCGCCCTCATTTTTGTTCTGATTGTCGTCAGGACTGGACGCTCTGAAATTCGATACATTGGTGCTATTAGAATTTTAGTGAATTTGTAAAATAGATCTTAAATTTGCACATTAAATATAAGGCTAATCGTGTACATAGCGTACTTACTGTATAGATACTACAACGTGTTCGGATTGGACTTAACACCTACAATTATGTAAGTACTTGAAGCTAGTCTGCCTTCATTTTATGTCTGTCTTGATTATAAAACAGAGTTTTCAGTTATAAACACTAAAAGTTGTCAATTTTTCAATGATACCCCAAAATCAAAATGCACGCCTTGAATCTGCTTTTTTTCTGCAGCGGGGCACTCTGTCTGCACGACAAAAATGAGGTTATGTTCACTTCTACCGCGTGTTCTCATCGTTTGAAGGTCAAAGCCCTTTGCGTGAGCGAAGCGACTGTTACTGCGAGTAATTGTGTCTGCCAGCCACATAAAAGGCAAAGGAGAAGCGCAAATTCTCGGCAACCCGAAAGCGTGTGCGCGGTCATTGAACCCGTCTTCTCATTTCATTAATGTTCACTACCCAGTGTGTCGCatccgttgaaaaaaaaaaatgcgttccATCGATTACTTCCATTCTGTGGGACCTTTTCTAAGCGTGGTGCTAGAGTAAATTGCCATCAATTTGGCAAAAGAGCAGAATTCGCTAACACCACCTATTCACTATACGGTGGAGCTAGATAGTAGCTGCTACTACATGACTACACaaataaaatacttttttttgctcAACCACGTGAAACTGAACTATTTTATATATTGTTTTCAGGGTAACCAGGCCCAATTTCAAGGTAACAACCCAGCGGCGGCCAACAAACGTTTCAAACAGGAAGATGGTCAAGTGGTACGCCCCGGCCAGGTGCCGAATTTCTACCTTAATCAGCAGCAATTGCATATGCTGCAATACCTGCAGCAGAATCAAACCACTTTAAATGCTCAGCAGCAAAATTTGCTGCAGCAGTACGCCCATCAGTACCGACTGATGCAGCAACATCAGCAGCTTCGtctgcaacaacaacagcaacggaATCAGCAAGCTCAGCAACAAGCCGGAGCAGCCGCCTTCCAAGGACAGCAGATAGCAGCAGCCGCATCTTATGGATCGCAAACTCAACCTCAGCAAACGGGACAGTTGTTAGGTGGTAATGGAAGCTTCGCAGCAACTGGACAGAATTTTAAAACCACCGCTGGAACATATGCCGGCGTTGGAAGCTTCCAGAACCAAGCGAACGCGGCTGCGTTCACTCAGTTAAGCGGAACCAATCAAGCAGATCTAGGTAAGAAATCCAAGTCAGTAAATTTTCACCAATGTTCTCGTTGTGAAATGATCCATACCACTTGGTAAATGAACATTTTACTCCAAAAAGCATTGGAAAATCAACGTGAAATTCAATGAAAATTGAATGATTTGAATGActagtttttttgaaaatttcaaagaaTTCTAATTTAAATCCAACATTTACAATTTCATATCTACGACATGACGGCTGTTATAATTTGTTCTATTTTCTTTTGCAGATCAAGAATTGCAAGCCTTACTCTCGTCCAAGGATGATACTGCCACCTTTGCCGAATCACTCCTCAAACAGTTTGCTTCCGATGATTTGGACATCAAGGACATTAAACAAATCGACCAGCATGGCCAAAGTGCTGTTGCACTTAGCGATTCAGGTGTCGGTCGATCAGACAGCGAAAAGTCGCCCACGATAAAGGCGGAATCTACCTCAGCCATGGCTGGTGGCGGGGCATCTGCGATGGCAAACTCAGCTGCTGCAGCTAAGAGACATCTGCTGGCGAAGCACGACATTAAATTAGAGCCTGTCATAAAGATCGAAAAACTTTCTGAGCCAGCACTGAAGCCTGGCTTCAGTATTGAAATGACCGCCAAGGAACTTCTGCAGGCGGTCAAGAAGTCCGATCTCAAAGACGTCCCCGCTATCTGTTCGACGATGGTGATGGACTCGCCTCCTCCCGCGCCTCCAGAATGCCCACCACAGCGACTGACCCGCGAACAACTGCAACCTCCCACGCCATCggtttttcttgaaaacaaaaaacacgcgTACAGTCCGCAGTTGCAAGAATTCTGCTTGAAGCATCCCATTGCGGTTGTGCGGCAGCTGGGAGCTGCCCTCAAGCTCGATTTGGGACTGTTTTCAACCAAGACTCTGGTTGAGGCGAATCCCGATCATAGTATAGAGGTGCGAACGCAGGTGCACCAGTCGGCCGACGAGAACTGGGATCAGTCGATGAAATCGAAGGTATGGGCGTGCATTTCGCATCGATCGCACACGACTATCGCCAAGTATGCCCAGTATCAGGCGTCGAGTTTTTCCGATAAGATTAAGGTAAGTTTGGTTTGAAGGGATTGGTTCTCCTATTCGAAAATATTCCAAATGATGTTTTGCTTATAACTTTCGTTCTactgaaaaaacaaaatctgcATGAAGAATCACTTTATTCAAGCACTGATGGCTtataagaaaacagaaaaaaattgtcatttccATTTGAGAAAGACAACGACGGTGTAATTTTTATGCTTATTCCTTGCAGGAGGAACGTGACAAATTGGCTGGCGTTCCGCTTACCAACTCCGATTCGGACTCGAAGGATTCGATAACTAACAGCAATGGGGCTGGTTCGGGCGGTAATAACGGCAGGCGAAAGCGCTGCAAAAACGGCAATAAGATGTTGCGTTTCGGCACCAATGTGGATCTGTCGGATGAGCGAAAGTGGAAAACCCAGCTGACGGAGCTGCAAAAGTTGCCACCTTTTGCTCGGGTTGTCTCGGCTGCCAACATGCTTTCCCACGTGGGTCACATGATTTTGGGGATGAACACGGTGCAGCTGTACATGAAAGTGCCGGGCAGCCGAACACCGGGTCACCAGGAAAATAATAACTTCTGCTCGATTAACATCAACATCGGACCGGGGGACTGCGAGTGGTTTGCGACACCCGATTCCTACTGGGGGGGCATTCAGGCACTGTGCGAGAAGAATAACATCAACTATCTGCACGGGTCCTGGTGGCCAGCGCTCGAAGATTTGTATGCCGAGAATATTCCGGTGTATCGATTCACACAACGACCGGGCGACTTGGTGTGGGTTAATGCTGGGTAAGTTTATATTCGTTCGATTTTTTTTGATTACTTGCTTATTGAACAAAATATGGTCTAATAGATGTGTGCACTGGGTACAAGCGATAGGATGGTGTAACAATATTGCATGGAATGTTGGACCTCTAACTGCGCGGCAATATCAGCTGGCAATCGAACGGTACGAATGGAACAAACTGGAAAACTACAAGAGCATTGTTCCGATGGTACACCTCAGCTGGAACCTGGCCCGCAATATCAAAGTTTCTGACACGAAGCTGTTCGACGCAGTGAGGTAAGTTTAGCTCTAGATTTATAAACCAGTTTGATTATATGATGAATAAAATCCTAAAATAAAACTAACTTTCGTTCTACCGAACAAATCGTGTAGATTTCGGAGTAACTGATTGTTCCTAACGTTGTAGAAATCCAATCATAATATTGCGAGATGCTTACCATTtgtgttat from Wyeomyia smithii strain HCP4-BCI-WySm-NY-G18 chromosome 3, ASM2978416v1, whole genome shotgun sequence encodes the following:
- the LOC129726917 gene encoding histone demethylase UTY isoform X2; amino-acid sequence: MLKVNGDYERSLKHLQLAYSDSSPCTFGKLEIRFHIAHLYEVQNKFKAAKEAYEQLLGDKQLTSALKADICRQLGWLYHSVETLGDKAQRERFAIQCLQKSIDAEPKSGQTLYLLGRCFAGINKVHDAFIAYRNSVEKSEGNADTWCSIGVLYQQQNQPMDALQAYICAVQLDKSHSAAWTNLGILYESCNQPRDAYACYLNATKNSDGQQSTVVSALTTASSANATNATGTAVTTGNTPNTNTTSTGSSGSAATATPVTTATRTGASVTDSAIATGGGFVKPQNLAQRIKFLQQHLAHAPMPSITSKRRQLPSIEEAWNLPISNEMSSRQQQQTAAAQAQQRQYQKGYVQGNQAQFQGNNPAAANKRFKQEDGQVVRPGQVPNFYLNQQQLHMLQYLQQNQTTLNAQQQNLLQQYAHQYRLMQQHQQLRLQQQQQRNQQAQQQAGAAAFQGQQIAAAASYGSQTQPQQTGQLLGGNGSFAATGQNFKTTAGTYAGVGSFQNQANAAAFTQLSGTNQADLDQELQALLSSKDDTATFAESLLKQFASDDLDIKDIKQIDQHGQSAVALSDSGVGRSDSEKSPTIKAESTSAMAGGGASAMANSAAAAKRHLLAKHDIKLEPVIKIEKLSEPALKPGFSIEMTAKELLQAVKKSDLKDVPAICSTMVMDSPPPAPPECPPQRLTREQLQPPTPSVFLENKKHAYSPQLQEFCLKHPIAVVRQLGAALKLDLGLFSTKTLVEANPDHSIEVRTQVHQSADENWDQSMKSKVWACISHRSHTTIAKYAQYQASSFSDKIKEERDKLAGVPLTNSDSDSKDSITNSNGAGSGGNNGRRKRCKNGNKMLRFGTNVDLSDERKWKTQLTELQKLPPFARVVSAANMLSHVGHMILGMNTVQLYMKVPGSRTPGHQENNNFCSININIGPGDCEWFATPDSYWGGIQALCEKNNINYLHGSWWPALEDLYAENIPVYRFTQRPGDLVWVNAGCVHWVQAIGWCNNIAWNVGPLTARQYQLAIERYEWNKLENYKSIVPMVHLSWNLARNIKVSDTKLFDAVRTCLMQTMKHCMQVLEYVKSKGIEVRFHGRGKNEASHYCGQCEVEVFNILFIREQEKRHVVHCMGCARKQAPTLQGFVCLEEYKLAELMQVYDAFVLHQPPPLSIQPPSVPAPSQSPQQSISMSMVTGQQQQQQSLPASSSTVTISSSSSSSSIGAVPTSLPSGSSSSSSNGGSGGPIVTPIQLS